The genomic region CTTGAGTGGCCTGCCTAAGGGTTGTACCTCTGAACGTATTGAAaatttcttctttgagGTAAGCCATTGTACAAACGTCCTTATGTTCTTACGAAACTCACCTAAGTCCGTAGTGTGGTCCTGTGCGAGAGACGACCATCCTCGTCGGCGAGGATGCCATGTACGATTCTGCGCTGGTCGAGTTCAAGAAAGCCGAAGCTATTCCTCATGTACTggaaaaggacaagaagaagtttGAGGGAACCCCAGTCTCCGTTTCGATGCTCTGGAGGTCAACCTTGTTCGTCACGAATTTCCCAAGAGaaatggatgatgagggtATCAGAAATCTTTTTAAACAGGTAAGGATGTATCTACACAAGTAATTTGCGAGCCATTAACAGCAGAGTGTCGCATAGTATGGGAGGATTCTTGAAACCAGATGGCCTAGCAGAAAATATGCCGACTCGAGGCGATTTTGTTATATCACTATGGAATCCCCTGTTAGTTAAGCCCGCGTCTCTTACCAAGCAAGGAGCTCACACATATCTATAGGCTGCCGCGCAAGAAGCTCTTGTATTGCACGGCTACAAAATTCCCGGAGCTTCTACCAACTTTGGCCTTACTGTACTTATATCGGATCCATCTGCCAAGACCAAAAGAAGCGATGCAGCGAACTCTACCCTTTTCGTTGGTGGACTGAACAATAAATCAACAGAAGTCGATGTCAAAGGTCTGTTCAATGAGGTGAGCAAGTCGATCAGAGGTTCTGCAATGAAAAGGCTTATGGTGTGAGTACTGTAGTTTGGGACGATAAGCCATATCAAGTTGGGTTGGGATCCCTTGAAAAAGATTTGCAAAGGATTTGCTTTCGTCGAGATGTCTACAGAGGCGGAAGCCAAGGCAGCTTTGAAGCTGCATGGTACTCAGTATAAAGGTAAATATCTCAAGGTGGAAATCAGTGACCCCAATCATGCCAACAAAAAGTCTCAAGAACAGTAAGTCGTAAAATCATGTGATGGCAGCTAACAAGGTAGAAAACCGGACCAAGCTGCTGAAAAACGCCTTCGCTCTGTAAGATTATCTAACCTTCCAGAAGGTACTCAAGAAGGACTACTGCAGCAAGCGTTAGAGAAGATTGTGCCAGTTAGGAGACTAGAGATGTTCGCTAGGAGTCACGAAGCACTTGCAGAGTTAGAATCCCAGGCGGTAAATGTTCATGCTGTGATATTATTTGGGTATATGCTGAACTAGCGTGGTAGGACGTTGGTAAGCTTTTGCTTCGCACAGAACCATTCACCTTCAATGGCAACGAAATCACTTTCACCGAGCAGCATAAACGACCCCCGCCTGCCAAAGAGACTAAGGACGACAACAGAAACGATAGGGATGTCAAATTGTCTTCGGCTCCTTCTGGACCGTCGACAATGTTTGCCCCGCGCGCCGCCCGTAAAGCTTTGGCTAAACCCCGTCCGACAGCGGTAGCTGCTGCGAAGGCTGTTGCCGCCTCTCCTGGGATTTCTCAGGGACAGGATGACTTTAGGGCTTTGGTAGCGGCCAAAAACAAgcaaagggaagaaaaaCTGAATAGcgcaagagaagaaagcaaCACAagtggagagaagaggaagctaGAGGATGGGcaggagggggaggaaaGTAAGCGAACGAGGACTTAAACCACAGTTGGTGCCGATGATATCATGTATGGATAATGTGAGCCTTAGGTACAAATGCGGCACTGCTCCGTAACCCACGCATGACAGGTCGATAGCATAGTAGTCCTCTCTGTGTGACCCGCCTGGAGGACGAAGTGTCGGACGTCGATGACTCGATGGAGCAAGAAGTACTAACGTGTAAGGCACATGTTTTGCTTTTCCATCCCTGTCGAGCCATGTTTCCGCCGCCATCTTCGttcattctcttctctaTCCTCTTTTCCGCTCCTTCATTTATCCTCGAGTCGCGCAGGGGAAAGGTGGGACAGCAGCTACGAAAAACCACTTTTCCTTCCGGATAGGGGCAAGGAAATCGTCTACTTGCCATGACAAGAGATATATACTCCCTGTGTGCCGGCAACAGACAAAGCAGCCGAGCAATTTCCACGTCGAAACTAACCTATAAATGCCTTCAAACATTTAGGGATCTTGCAAACCTTTAGACAGCTCTTCAAACATCTAGGGATCTCCAGACTTTTTGGACAGCTCTTGAACGCCATCCGCGCTTTTCACTGTGGAATGCGTTGAACTCGGTCGGTCTTTTTATCTTATGCCATTGTTTGACAAGTTAGTCACAGCTGATACGGTAAATTGACCTTATTCCATCATTGTTCTTATTGCCAATGACTACCGCTCTTGACGTCCTGTATAGTCCTTTTTACAGCATCATTACTAGGATATATCATATAGAACCCCAGTAAGCGTTGTGGCGAGGCCAAACGAACTTACCTCTTTTACAAAAATGGCATGTTTCGGGTTAACCATCATTGCATTCCCTGGTATAAGGCTGACTTATGACCTATCTTCATAGCATATTGGAACTCAAATATCTCTGACATTTTCTCGCTTGTGGTCTGAATCGTTTGGATTATTCGAACAATTACGAACAGTCCTTATGGCCAACGACACTTTCAAATTGCAATTCGGCGAAGGGCCTAGAGCGATCGTTCTCGATGATCAACAGAAAGATGTCAATTATCATGACATTGCCAACTGTTCCATTCCTGTTTTTTCTACTCCACCGGTATATCAGATGTCATGGAGTCGCCTATCATCAGGGGAATGCCAGCCAAATCGGCCTATAAATTTATAGCATCTGGCATTTAGTCATCTACAGGAAGGTATTGAAAACGGTGAGTGGCATGATCAGGAGTCGCAGCCAATTGCACGTCGTTTTTGAACAGAGCGAGCACCCCTCTATGACTGTCTGGCCGACACGAATGATAGTGGGACCGAGGCGGCCCTCAGTTCCTGAGCCCGCAATATCTAGGAAGGTTCTCGTGTGTGGGCTTTATCCTCTTAACAATTTCCAGAATTGCGAGCTATGGGTAGAGGGCGCGTTATTTTCAGCTTTGGATATGACAGTTTCATCAGAAGGTACCGGCCAGCACCAATCATCTTCCCTTAATCCCGAAAGCCTTGGATGTTCACCGGTATTTTCAGGCAAGGTCCTCACGCAGCGTTCTGCATCGGTCAGTGGTCGTAGATCGAATGCTCATTACAAACACAGCTGCCCACCAGGCTTCCCAACTCTACCAAGAACGATGCATCCCTAGCTTGACGCAGCCAATGACTATATCACTCCCAAAAGCGTGCACAGATCGTTTGGACGACACATTTTAAATATCCCAGCCGGCAGAATATTTACCCAACGAATCTCAAAAGCTCTATTCAGTTCGCATGCAATCCACTTATGCGACAATGAGTCACGTGGCCTTCCAATGAGGCTCCATGGCTTGCAAGAGCGCATGATTTCTTGGGCGCTCCCACGTGGAGGGAGATAGTGCCTTGAATGAGCGAAAAGACATGCCTCAAGTGAGGAAGTATGACCAGCCTAGCACAATTGCTTTAAGAGGGGCTGAGACTCCAGAGTGTCGAGGACAAGACTAGGCCAGACCCAAGGAATCTTTCAACTGATCTCTCAACGACATCGATCAGCGTGCCTACCGTCTAGCTAGACTGCATGGCGGTCCGATATTTTGACACGAATGGGCCGAGGCCGCTGGAAGTTCTCAAATTATCTCTCAGATAAATGCTTGCTTGGGAGACGTGTCTTTCAGCAATATTCAAGATTTGTTTGGAGAGACTACCAGTAGTTCTCCAAATACGATCCTCTCTCAATGGGCCGTTTGTTCATGGACCACTTTCCTCGACTTTTCCCTTTGGAAGCCCATCTCACAGGACGGCCATAACATTTCGTACCGCTTGTGCACCAAGGGATGGTTTTGGGAACTCCAACGGGATATCTCTGGAAACAGTGTACAAGATAATGGTGTAAGAGTGGTTAGAATGTTTCATTGACGCTGTCGATTCACCAGCTTCCGTGGACAGCAGACGCAAGCTAGCAAGGACGGTGAGATCTACAAGAGGATTGCCGACAGCATTGAGAAAGATACTTACGCGAGATGCACTAATGGATCACCTATCGGAGCATATAAGAGACAGGGCTGTTCGAATGACTGTCCCATTTGCCAAGAGAAACTATCATGCTTAACTGTGGACCACGCTATCAATATTGACAGGTGAATGGTAGTATCAAAATTTTACTTGTGTGACAACGACCCCTTGTCAGCATATGTTTCGCAAAGCTTGTTTTGACGTAAGTCTATTCAGTCTTCCCTTAAAATAACGCTGATAAACGAATCAGCGAAGGACCATGGAAGAATGGCACAGCCATGTTTTGAAAGCTTAATGTTCTTAAGACGTGGGTGCGGATATCGCAGAAGAATAAGGTATATAATTTGTGCCTGTCATCGTTGCAACTTCTAATGAGGCCCGTTTGTTTGCATAAATTGGCAACTGCTTTAGAGTAGCGTTTTCTGAAATGTCCATAGGTATGCACCCTATAAAAATGGGCAATGGCCACCTTCTCCCCAGCACTATTCATTTTTTTCACCATTTGgctcctctttctctctcacACACCTGTCACATGCGCACCAGAAGCCATAACCTTCTCTTAAAGCCTGCCTTCTCTCGTCTCTGGGCATCTTCATGTTGACATACGAAACCGTCAATTCCTCTCCAGGCTGAATCCCGTGGCGAGCAAGGATCGTGAGCTTGTTCGAGACTTTATCGCCGGCCTGGATGGGAGGAGGTAGATCAACAGGAAGAGATTCCTGCGTTGGGGGTGTATACGATTTGGGGAGATTTCGCACTTGGATGTTTGGCTCACAAGAGTGGTTCAGATGCGCGTGCAGCGCATACAATCCACCAGAATCCTCCTGATTCAAACTAACCAAGCCTAATAACTCTAGAAAACTTTCAAATGAAAACCACCTCTTGACCTCTTTCTCCGTCAGAGGCACAGGTTTGGATCGACGAGGGTGTTGGGAGATGAGCAAGCGTTGAAAAGATTTGTAATTTTCGTGAGTTGGAGAAGGGTTAAGGACGTTAGTAAGCATGATGTGAATGAGATGCCACTCTTCCATCCGAGCTTTCGAGATGTAACTCCTATTCAAACCCCATTGGTTCAGTTAAAACGAGACTATAAACGCAAATCACCTACCATTCTCGACGCTCTgtttcctttctcttttggCTAACCCTAGCCATCCCCTTCCAGatcctcttttccatctcctccgCTTTGCCTTTAGCACCCCATTCCCTCTCGCCTCTCCACCTGGCCAAAATCTTGGCGACGCCTTCAACGCTCCTCTCGCCTCGCTTCCTGATAAAATCCATCAAGCTACTTGCATCGGGATTGAGTCCTGGGCAAAGAAGGGGTGGATGCGAAGACGAGAGAGATTTGGTATAGCAAAGACGGTTGCAAAAGTGGGCGGTGGTGCAGTGCGGGC from Cryptococcus decagattii chromosome 3, complete sequence harbors:
- a CDS encoding putative protein lysine methyltransferase SET5; this encodes MSDLTAEAVISPSDDILLPVLALLRESHPDKGILKLLAQLKVDHPEWAVSEKRFRKALQLAPSPGGGEVDPNEKMLVADTGLDPSIDVKSIAPKLEVKMFAGGKGKGLVAKEGLKQGEMLWQEEPWIVTSDPGHYSLLTQSMMCSQCFSLFARPSPPLSVPCPHCTTAHFCNRLCYTKSLSSSHPPLLCPGLNPDASSLMDFIRKRGERSVEGVAKILARWRGEREWGAKGKAEEMEKRIWKGMARVSQKRKETERREWSYISKARMEEWHLIHIMLTNVLNPSPTHENYKSFQRLLISQHPRRSKPVPLTEKEVKRWFSFESFLELLGLVSLNQEDSGGLYALHAHLNHSCEPNIQVRNLPKSYTPPTQESLPVDLPPPIQAGDKVSNKLTILARHGIQPGEELTVSYVNMKMPRDERRQALREGYGFWCACDRCVREKEEPNGEKNE